TATCTCGACCGGTGGTGGCGCCAGCCTGGAGTTCGTCGAGGGCCGCACGCTGCCCGGCCTCGCGGCGCTGGAGCGCTGATGGCCGACCGGACCCCCTTGATGGCCGGCAACTGGAAGATGAACCTCAACCACCTCGAGGCCATCGCGCTGGTCCAGAAACTCGCCTTTTCCTTCACGGACAAGGACTTCGAGGCCTGCGAGGTCGTCGTGCTTCCGCCGTTCACGGACCTGCGCAGCGTGCAGACGATGGTTGACGGTGACCACCTGCGGATCCGGTACGGCGCCCAGGACCTTTCGCCGTACGATGCCGGCGCGTACACGGGGGACGTGAGCGGGGTCATGCTCGCCAAGCTGGGCTGTTCCTACGTCGTCGTCGGCCACTCCGAGCGGCGCGAGCACCACCGCGAGGGCGACGACGTCGTCAACGCCAAGGTGCGGGCCGCCTACCGCAACGGGATCACGCCGATCCTGTGCGTGGGCGAAACCCTCGAGGTCAGGCGCTCCGGCGGCCAGGTCGAGCACGCGACCGCGCAGCTCGCGGCTGCGCTCGCCGACGTGACGGCGGCCCAGGCGGCGAGCGTGGTCGTCGCCTACGAGCCGGTCTGGGCGATCGGGACCGGGGAGGTGGCGACCCCGGCGGACGCTCAGGAAGTGTGCGCAGCACTGCGGGCAACGCTCGGCCGCCTCTACGGACCGGGGGTTGCCGGGTCCGCGAGGCTCCTCTACGGCGGTTCGGTGAAACCGGACAACATCGCAGGAATCATGGCTGAGTCCGACGTGGACGGTGCTCTTGTCGGGGGAGCGAGCCTTTCACCGGAAGATTTTGTCCGAATCACGCGATTTCATGCGTAGTCTTCCTGCTGACTCGCGGGTAACGGCGCGGTCACGATTGGGCCGCGCGATGCGCACAATGCTTCCTGAATCCCGGCGATACGCCTTAGAGTCGCCCCGCCGGGATTCTGTCCGGTCGCGCGACGGGAAGGGGTTCGATGACGGCTCCGCTTGATGTTGCCGGCGATGTCTCTGAGGCCGTC
The genomic region above belongs to Mycobacteriales bacterium and contains:
- the tpiA gene encoding triose-phosphate isomerase: MADRTPLMAGNWKMNLNHLEAIALVQKLAFSFTDKDFEACEVVVLPPFTDLRSVQTMVDGDHLRIRYGAQDLSPYDAGAYTGDVSGVMLAKLGCSYVVVGHSERREHHREGDDVVNAKVRAAYRNGITPILCVGETLEVRRSGGQVEHATAQLAAALADVTAAQAASVVVAYEPVWAIGTGEVATPADAQEVCAALRATLGRLYGPGVAGSARLLYGGSVKPDNIAGIMAESDVDGALVGGASLSPEDFVRITRFHA